The genomic DNA AACTGGTAAAACTTTTATTATCAGTACCATGCCCCGATTACTACCACCACTGGTAATCCCCAAGTACATAGAATTTGGTGGGAAAATCATACAACTCTACGACCCTGATTTCCATAAAATGTGCAAAGAACAACCTGATGATCCTCGTTGGGTTAAAATTTACGCCCCATTCGTATTAACAGGGGCTGAACTGAGTTTGAACCAGTTGGAAACGAATTATGATCCGAATAAGGGGGTTTATGAAACTTCTCCGCAAATTAAGGCTAACGGTGGTGTGTTGCTTATTGATGATTTGGGAAGGCAGCGTGATGATCATGAACTTATCCTAAACCGTTTAATTGTGCCTATGGAAAATAAAGAAGACGTGGTTTATGTGCGTGGTGTTCCGGTTATTCTGCAAACCCATTTCATCCCTGCCTTTTCCACTAACTTGGATATTAGTATTATGGATGAAGCTCACCTTCGACGTGCCCCACTCCATATTTTCCTTAAAAATCCTGAGATTGATGAAGTGGAAGAAGTTTTCCGGAGAAACTTGGTTAAGCTGGGTGAAACCTATGAGTCTGAAGCAATGGAAAGGTTTAAAAAAGTTTATATCTCCACGAGAAATGGTGGGGAGGGTTTGCAGCCTAGTTTTGCCCATTCAAGGGATTTGGCTCAGATATGTCAGGCTGTGCGTATTAACTTGAAAAAGGATACTATTGATGTTGAAGTTATGGAAAATGCTCTGGATAAGCACGTTCTTATAGTGTTGCAGAGGATGAATATTGACATTGCCCAGATTGCCCATAAGACCCGTTCTTTCCGGGTGAAGACTAGTGATATGGAGAAGGCTTTTGATGTTTTATCCCATTATGGTGCTAGTGCTTTGTCCCGGGAAAATGGTTCCATTCTTTTTGATGTTGATGAAAGTACCAGTCCGACTGAAATAGCAGAATATTTGCAGGATAAAGATGTTAAGGTTGAAAAAATAGAGTTGATAGCCGAATCAGAGAAAGAACTCCGAAGAACTCTGTTAAACTGGTAATAAATATAAAAGTAGGCCCCCCAACACAGCCAGATTCTAATTAATGGTGAGGAGGCCTGCAGCAAACTTTTTCTTCTTTTTTATCTGGTTTAGTGTGAATTATGATTT from Methanobacterium sp. includes the following:
- a CDS encoding ATP-binding protein, with translation MSYYHDEKMEKIFKALKQPKNLDDLELSESFVEGLLLKVIASYGTVKTSTINELTGIHWDILEKHLSKMEKSGFCAPVSGGFLFSSVEYTITMKGREKSKSISEDNPYVGMAPVPYDEYFQIMKLQMNHRHPLKIPSEVVHDTFNEVVGVEYAKEALIESSIISKGVFVYGPPGTGKTFIISTMPRLLPPLVIPKYIEFGGKIIQLYDPDFHKMCKEQPDDPRWVKIYAPFVLTGAELSLNQLETNYDPNKGVYETSPQIKANGGVLLIDDLGRQRDDHELILNRLIVPMENKEDVVYVRGVPVILQTHFIPAFSTNLDISIMDEAHLRRAPLHIFLKNPEIDEVEEVFRRNLVKLGETYESEAMERFKKVYISTRNGGEGLQPSFAHSRDLAQICQAVRINLKKDTIDVEVMENALDKHVLIVLQRMNIDIAQIAHKTRSFRVKTSDMEKAFDVLSHYGASALSRENGSILFDVDESTSPTEIAEYLQDKDVKVEKIELIAESEKELRRTLLNW